ACAATCAGGGCTGTCGCCGATCCACTAACGACATTGGTCCCCATAAAACAAATATTACAAAGTTCAATAGGTGATTTATTCCCTGCATCCCGGATCGGCAAATAATTCTTCTCTACAGGAAGCGCCTCTCCGGTCAGCATACTTTCACTCACAAAAAGATCCTTACTCTGAATAATACGGCAATCTGCAGGAATCATATCCCCTGCGGAAAGGTATACAACATCTCCCGGCACCAGCTCAACAATAGGAATCTCTCTTTTGCCTTTAAATTTCCGCAATACTGTCGCCGTAGTTTTCACCATACTTTTTAATTTTTCTGCGGCGGCATTACTTCGATACTCCTGTACAAAACGAAGCAGTGCACTGACCAAAATCATAATGGACACCACAACAACTGTTTTATAATCCCGTTCGCCGACCTCCGGAAGCCCAACATCGATAATAAAGGAAACAGTGGCAATCAATAACAGAATATATATAAAGGGGTTAGCAAAAGATTTCAATAGCTGCACATACCACTTTGGGGCCTTTTGATGTTTCACCTCATTTAAACCAAATTTCTGTTGACGCTCCGCAGCCATTTCATCTGTAATCCCTTCTCTGCTCGTTTCTAACATCGCGCAGGCAAGTTTTTCATCCTGACTGGCCACCCCCTGCAATTTGGTCACAGTCCCTACATTCATTCCATTGGAACTGATCATATTGTGCAATGGATTCCTTGTTGTTTTATTGTTCATTTTAATCATAACCCTATAGCCCGTTTCATGTTAATTTCCGTAAACCCCATTCTTATTACCGATCCAATTCGTATTACAAATCCGACTCGGTACCAATAATTTCCCAGCTTATTTTTGTTACTCTTTCTTCAATGGTCAATCGGCTAGCCATCCGTTCGATAAGACTGTCTTGCTGACCGATGGCTCTAACAATAGCCCTAATGACAACAGTGTTAGTAGTCAGGGTATCGTCACTCGAAAGGGAAGACAACAATAGCTTTTCGTTACTGCCGAGCATCTGCATCAATAAAACACGAATATGATTTTCGATGTCTATCCCACAGCCTATGGTCAGTAGATATTCGGTCTGGGATGCTGCCGATTTATTAAAAGTCAAGAAGGCCATTTTTTGTCCGATTGGACGAAAGATCAGGTGTGTCAAAATAATAGCCAGCGCAACGACAGATGCTTGGGCATACAAACCTAGCCCGGAGAGTGCGCCTACTGCCGCCGAACACCAAATTGTCGCTGCCGTGTTCAGGCCATGCACATTCAAACCGTCCTTCATAATTACACCAGCGCCAAGAAAACCAATTCCACTGACCACATAAGAAGCGATCCGTCCGGTAGCATCACCGCCAATTTCTATGGAAAGTAACACAAAAGCTGCTGCTCCCAACGAAACTAAGGTATTCGTCCGAAGTCCCGCATTTTTCTGGCGCCATTGGCGCTCTACGCCCACAGCAGCGCCCAAAAGCAATGCAGCAAATAATCGTATGGTAAATTCAAAAACACTCATCTCTTTATCCTCCTTTGCCTGCAAAGGTCCACATTCCTCCCCCCATGATTCGTTAGAGATCTTTTAGAAAATTATTAGAATTTTATTAGAGAAATACTTAAATTAAAAAACTATAATACAGACACTTACAATTTAAATATAAAATTTACAGATCAAGCTGTCCAATTTCTTTAACTTCAAGCATTGTTGTGGTGTAAATCAGTTACACTAAAAACAATAAAAAAATGGAACAACGAATTAATTTTTTCGCAAAAGGGCAAAACGCCATGAAATCGATGTTTGGAATAGGTGCATATCTGAGCAAGTGCTCGATAGAACAAGAGCTTTTGCATCTTATTTATTTCCGTGTATCACAAATCAATGGCTGTGCTTATTGTCTGGATATGCATTCAAAAGATCTACTGGCCACCGGAGATCAACCACAACGATTGTTCTTATTGGATGCCTGGCGGGAAGCCCCGCTGTATAGCGAACGTGAACGTGCTGCACTGGAATGGGCCGAAGCCGTGACGAAAATTACACATGGCGATGTATCGGACGAGGTTTATGCTAAAGCAACTGCAATATTTTCGGAAGAAGAACTTATTGACCTGACCTTGGCCATTACAGCAATCAATTCCTACAATAGGATCAATATTTCCTTCCGCACACAAGCAGGAAGCTACAAAGTTGGGCAGCACAAAGTACAGCCAACCTCATAAATAACGAAACGTATATTTATACGATAAATTAAACCATAAAAATGAAAGATTTCATCTTATTATTTCGTCAGGGGGCCAATGAGCAAAGTCAACTGACAGAAGAAGAAGCAAAAGCTGTGAACAAAAGGTGGTTCGACTGGATCCATGACATCGATACGCAAGGTAAACTGAAGGATCATGGCTCCCGTCTTGAGCCTGCCGGAAAGGTATTAAAGCCGGGCGGTATCGTTACGGATGGACCTTTTGTGGAAATTCGGGAGAGACTGGGCGGTTTTATTGTCGTCGCAGCAGAGGATCTTGACGAAGCCACAACCTTGGCCCATGGCTGTCCTATTCTCGAATTTAACGGAAGTGTAGAGATACGTGCACTACTCAACTAATCATATACAGGATCGGCTGTACACCGACATAGCCGATCCTATTTTAAACTTATGGATCCAGATTTTCTAAAACAGCTTTTCCAGCAAGAATTTACCAAAATAGTCGCTGTCATCAGTAAAAGTTTTGGCCTCCAGTACATCGAAATAGCGGAAGATATCGTCAGCGAAACGTTCTTAGTTGCCACAGAATCCTGGCAGACCAAAGGCGTTCCTGCAAATCCTACGGCTTGGCTGTACACGGTTGCAAAACAAAAGACCTTGGCCCAGTTTAGAAGAAATAAAATATTTACAGATAAAATCATCCCTGCAGTACGGCAGCGGGAGCCAGAAGCGGAGAGCTTTGACGAGTTTAGTTTCTCGCAGGAAAATATTAAAGACAGCCAATTAAAAATGCTGTTTGCCATCTGCACGCCAGCAATTGCCAGTGAGGCACAAATTGGTCTTGCCCTTAGAATCCTCTGTGGTTTTGGTATAGAAGAAATTGCCGAAGCATTTCTTTCCAACAAAGAAACCATCAATAAGCGCCTATTCAGAGCAAAGGAAAAACTACGTTCAGAAAAAATCGAACTCGAACTGCCTTCCGAAACAGAAATTATCAAACGCCTCGATAATGTACTCCATATTATTTACCTCTTATTTAATGAAGGGTATTATTCTAAAACCCAAAATCAAATTTTAAGAAAGGAGCTCTGTATTGAAGCGTTACGCCTTGCGCTCATGCTTTCATCTTATGAAAAAACCAATACACCCAAGACCAATGCGCTCATTGCGCTGATTTGTTTCCATTCTTCCCGCTTCGAGGCAAGGCTGACCAATGAAGGTGATTTCATTTTGTATGAGCAACAGGATGAGGAACGCTGGAATCAAGAACTCATCCATCAGGGGCTTTATTTTCTGAAGAATGCCGCATCGGGCGACGAACTCACATCTTATCATCTGGAGGCGAAAATTGCGCAATGCCATTGTATAAAGGAAGACAGTCCAGAAAAATGGACCGAAATCCTGCAGTGGTATGACCGTTTATTAGTCGTCAATTATTCCCCCGCAGCTGCATTAAATAGAATATTTGCCCTATATAAAGTAAAAGGCCCTAAAGCTGCATTGGCCGAAGTAAAAACCTTACAACTAGAAGACAACCACTT
The Sphingobacterium multivorum genome window above contains:
- a CDS encoding MgtC/SapB family protein — encoded protein: MSVFEFTIRLFAALLLGAAVGVERQWRQKNAGLRTNTLVSLGAAAFVLLSIEIGGDATGRIASYVVSGIGFLGAGVIMKDGLNVHGLNTAATIWCSAAVGALSGLGLYAQASVVALAIILTHLIFRPIGQKMAFLTFNKSAASQTEYLLTIGCGIDIENHIRVLLMQMLGSNEKLLLSSLSSDDTLTTNTVVIRAIVRAIGQQDSLIERMASRLTIEERVTKISWEIIGTESDL
- a CDS encoding carboxymuconolactone decarboxylase family protein, which encodes MEQRINFFAKGQNAMKSMFGIGAYLSKCSIEQELLHLIYFRVSQINGCAYCLDMHSKDLLATGDQPQRLFLLDAWREAPLYSERERAALEWAEAVTKITHGDVSDEVYAKATAIFSEEELIDLTLAITAINSYNRINISFRTQAGSYKVGQHKVQPTS
- a CDS encoding YciI family protein, whose amino-acid sequence is MKDFILLFRQGANEQSQLTEEEAKAVNKRWFDWIHDIDTQGKLKDHGSRLEPAGKVLKPGGIVTDGPFVEIRERLGGFIVVAAEDLDEATTLAHGCPILEFNGSVEIRALLN
- a CDS encoding RNA polymerase sigma factor, whose protein sequence is MDPDFLKQLFQQEFTKIVAVISKSFGLQYIEIAEDIVSETFLVATESWQTKGVPANPTAWLYTVAKQKTLAQFRRNKIFTDKIIPAVRQREPEAESFDEFSFSQENIKDSQLKMLFAICTPAIASEAQIGLALRILCGFGIEEIAEAFLSNKETINKRLFRAKEKLRSEKIELELPSETEIIKRLDNVLHIIYLLFNEGYYSKTQNQILRKELCIEALRLALMLSSYEKTNTPKTNALIALICFHSSRFEARLTNEGDFILYEQQDEERWNQELIHQGLYFLKNAASGDELTSYHLEAKIAQCHCIKEDSPEKWTEILQWYDRLLVVNYSPAAALNRIFALYKVKGPKAALAEVKTLQLEDNHFYFVLLGELYQDLDKNKAIANFNKAKNLAKITLEKEVIQQKIDAIKSAMT